In Lepus europaeus isolate LE1 chromosome 9, mLepTim1.pri, whole genome shotgun sequence, the following are encoded in one genomic region:
- the LOC133766327 gene encoding olfactory receptor 2L3-like: protein MVGGNASSATDFLLAGLFPGSRHSLLLNAAVVLVYVLAFLGNALLIVLILGDARLHTPMYVLLSQLSLIDLTLTSTIVPKMATNFFTGERGISWVGCGTQSFFFLLLGMSECLILTLMAYDRCVAVCNPLRYPAIMSPRFCLHMVAGCWVGGSASSLVHTVYPLHFPICGSREIQHFFCEVPVLIKLSCEDTSVYQSVVVVTSVVLLVVPFGLITASYTLIFLAVLRMSSVKGRRKVLATCSSHLTVVSLFFRPNIFIYMSFTSSHSPEQDQALSVFSNVLTPMLNPLIYSLRNKQVLAALRKLAGRCGAS from the coding sequence ATGGTGGGTGGGAACGCCTCTTCGGCCACGGACTTCCTCCTGGCCGGGCTCTTCCCTGGGTCCCGGCACTCCCTGCTCCTCAATGCCGCCGTGGTCCTCGTCTACGTCCTGGCCTTCCTGGGAAACGCTCTTCTGATCGTCCTGATCCTGGGGGACGCCCGGCTGCACACGCCCATGTACGTCCTGCTCAGCCAGCTCTCCCTCATCGACCTGACACTGACCTCCACCATcgtccccaagatggccaccaacTTCTTCACAGGGGAGAGGGGCATCTCCTGGGTTGGCTGCGGGACACAGAGCTTCTTCTTCCTGTTGCTGGGGATGTCTGAGTGCCTCATCCTGACCCTCATGGCGTATGACCGCTGCGTGGCTGTGTGCAACCCACTGCGCTACCCCGCCATCATGAGCCCCAGGTTCTGCCTGCACATGGTGGCTGGGTGTTGGGTTGGAGGCTCGGCCAGCTCCTTGGTTCACACAGTTTACCCTCTGCACTTCCCCATCTGTGGGTCCCGGGAGATCCAGCACTTCTTCTGCGAGGTCCCTGTCCTCATCAAGCTGTCCTGCGAGGACACGTCCGTGTATCAGTCCGTGGTGGTGGTGACCAGCGTGGTGCTGCTGGTCGTCCCCTTCGGTCTCATCACAGCCTCCTACACGCTCATCTTCCTCGCTGTGCTCCGCATGAGCTCCGTCAAGGGCAGGCGGAAGGTCctggccacctgctcctcccacctcacGGTGGTGAGTCTCTTCTTCCGCCCGAACATCTTCATTTACATGAGCTTCACCTCTTCCCACAGCCCAGAGCAGGACCAGGCGCTGTCTGTGTTCAGCAACGTGCTCACCCCGATGCTGAACCCCCtcatctacagcctgaggaacaaGCAGGTGCTGGCTGCACTCCGGAAGCTGGCGGGGAGGTGTGGGGCTTCCTAG